A genomic stretch from Corynebacterium sp. 21KM1197 includes:
- the pstA gene encoding phosphate ABC transporter permease PstA, translating to MTNANITEIKSSAFTDISAARKSTNTVATVLVYATMGLAMIPLVWVLFVLVSRGLGPVLSADWWTSSQFKIMYSQPGGGALHAIIGTLVQTVICSLISIPIGVFTAVYLVEYANGNRLGRITTFMVDILTGVPSIVAALFVYSMWIVLFGFERSGMAVSLALVLLMVPVIVRNTEEMLRIVPQDLREASYALGVPKWKTIVRIVLPTSLSGIITGIMLAIARVMGESAPVLILVGSTQVINWDPFAGPQSSLPLMMVDMYKAGTADAVVDKLWGAAFTLVLIIAVLNIAARFISAKFSVKR from the coding sequence ATGACTAACGCGAATATCACGGAAATTAAGAGTTCCGCCTTCACCGATATTTCCGCCGCCCGCAAGAGCACCAATACCGTGGCCACGGTGCTGGTGTACGCCACGATGGGCCTGGCGATGATTCCCCTGGTGTGGGTGCTCTTTGTGCTCGTCTCCCGGGGCCTGGGCCCGGTGCTCAGCGCGGACTGGTGGACCTCCTCGCAGTTCAAGATCATGTACAGCCAGCCCGGTGGCGGTGCGCTGCACGCGATCATCGGCACGCTGGTGCAAACGGTAATTTGTTCCCTCATCTCCATTCCCATCGGTGTGTTCACCGCCGTGTACCTGGTGGAGTACGCCAACGGCAATCGCCTGGGCCGGATCACCACGTTCATGGTGGACATCCTCACCGGTGTGCCCTCCATCGTGGCGGCGCTGTTCGTGTACTCCATGTGGATCGTGCTCTTTGGCTTCGAGCGCTCCGGCATGGCGGTGTCCCTGGCACTGGTGCTGCTCATGGTGCCGGTGATCGTGCGCAATACGGAGGAGATGCTGCGCATCGTTCCCCAGGATCTGCGCGAGGCCTCCTATGCGCTGGGCGTACCCAAGTGGAAAACCATCGTGCGGATTGTGCTGCCCACCTCGCTTTCGGGCATCATCACCGGAATCATGCTGGCCATTGCGCGCGTGATGGGCGAGTCCGCCCCGGTGCTGATCCTGGTGGGCTCCACGCAGGTGATTAACTGGGATCCCTTTGCCGGGCCGCAGTCCTCCCTGCCGCTGATGATGGTGGATATGTACAAGGCCGGTACCGCGGACGCGGTGGTGGACAAACTCTGGGGCGCGGCGTTCACGCTGGTGCTCATCATCGCGGTGCTCAATATCGCGGCGCGGTTCATTTCCGCCAAGTTCTCGGTTAAACGCTAA
- a CDS encoding DUF3073 domain-containing protein codes for MGRGRAKAKQTKVARRLKYSTPDMDLESLQRELAGKAPHSTYEDSQDETDYEDPYAEYAYWDEEEKDR; via the coding sequence ATGGGTCGCGGTCGCGCGAAGGCAAAGCAGACCAAAGTTGCACGCCGGTTGAAATACAGCACGCCAGATATGGATCTGGAGTCCCTACAGCGTGAACTAGCCGGCAAGGCTCCTCACAGTACCTACGAGGACTCACAGGACGAGACGGACTATGAGGACCCGTACGCGGAGTACGCCTACTGGGATGAAGAGGAGAAGGACCGCTAA
- a CDS encoding FABP family protein, with protein MTEHNHVPDTPGDAAASGTNGTSANSTNNAEGTQPATRSGSDAVNLAAEQSKNTAGRNIPALDDLPIEADTANLRLGPNLHDGLLALLPLVGVWRGEGQADTPEGGQYAFGQQITFAHDGENYLTYESRIWKIDEEGKPSGLDQRESGFVRIDLKDNIEFICTHSTGAVEILYGKPVNERAWELESASTMVTETGPATLGPGKRLYGLMPNNHLGWVDERVVNGELHPRMSAELTRVVG; from the coding sequence ATGACTGAGCACAACCACGTTCCCGATACCCCCGGCGACGCCGCCGCCTCCGGCACCAACGGCACGAGCGCCAACAGCACCAACAACGCCGAGGGCACCCAGCCCGCCACGCGCAGCGGCAGCGACGCGGTGAACCTCGCCGCCGAGCAGTCCAAGAACACCGCCGGGCGCAATATCCCCGCCCTGGACGATCTGCCCATCGAGGCTGATACCGCTAACCTGCGCCTGGGGCCGAATCTGCACGATGGCCTGCTGGCCCTCCTGCCCCTGGTGGGCGTGTGGCGCGGCGAGGGTCAGGCCGATACCCCCGAGGGCGGTCAGTACGCCTTTGGCCAGCAAATCACCTTTGCCCACGACGGCGAGAACTACCTCACCTACGAGTCCCGCATCTGGAAGATTGATGAGGAGGGCAAGCCCAGCGGCCTGGATCAGCGCGAGTCCGGCTTTGTGCGCATTGACCTCAAGGACAACATCGAGTTCATCTGCACCCACTCCACGGGCGCGGTGGAGATCCTCTACGGCAAGCCGGTCAATGAGCGCGCCTGGGAGTTAGAGTCCGCCTCCACGATGGTCACGGAGACCGGCCCCGCCACCCTGGGACCGGGCAAACGGCTCTACGGCCTCATGCCCAATAACCACCTGGGTTGGGTGGACGAGCGCGTGGTGAACGGGGAACTCCACCCGCGCATGTCCGCGGAACTCACCCGCGTGGTGGGCTAG
- the pstS gene encoding phosphate ABC transporter substrate-binding protein PstS, translated as MNFKRLAAVVSLTAASSAALVACSEETGSADGGSVEGLSNATGQLVAEGASSQQKAMDYFGVEYGSQVSGASLAYNASGSGSGRQNFVGGTVDFAGSDSPLSDEQVGKAADRCGAEAWHLPLVIGPVAVAYHLEGVDELNLSVPTVAKIFKGEITNWNDDAIAADNEGVDLPDQKIQVVYRSDESGTTDNFQKFLNASVPDQWETTGQTFPSGVGSGANGSSGVASEVDSINGAITYVESGFVDEKQNAKAANIDFGSGPVTLNSDSVGVALDNLSFTGEGNNMVVDSKALFAMQEQGAYPLVLTTYEIVCSDYTNSGATEGAADRVKDFLTVALNSQNEQLESLGYIPVTGTHLDRLTKAVEAIK; from the coding sequence ATGAACTTCAAGCGTCTTGCCGCCGTCGTGAGCCTCACCGCCGCGTCCTCCGCCGCGCTCGTGGCCTGCTCGGAGGAGACCGGCTCCGCCGATGGCGGTTCCGTCGAGGGTCTATCCAACGCCACCGGCCAGCTCGTGGCGGAGGGTGCCTCCTCCCAGCAGAAGGCGATGGATTACTTTGGCGTGGAGTATGGCTCCCAGGTCAGCGGCGCGAGCCTGGCCTATAACGCCTCCGGTTCCGGCTCCGGTCGCCAGAACTTTGTGGGCGGTACCGTGGACTTCGCGGGGTCTGATTCCCCGCTGTCCGATGAGCAGGTGGGCAAGGCCGCCGATCGCTGCGGTGCCGAGGCCTGGCACCTGCCCCTGGTGATCGGCCCGGTGGCCGTGGCCTACCACCTGGAGGGCGTCGATGAGCTGAACCTCTCCGTGCCCACGGTGGCCAAGATCTTCAAGGGTGAGATCACCAACTGGAACGATGACGCCATCGCCGCCGATAACGAGGGCGTGGACCTGCCGGATCAGAAGATCCAGGTGGTCTACCGCTCCGATGAGTCCGGCACCACGGATAACTTCCAGAAGTTCCTCAACGCCTCCGTCCCGGATCAGTGGGAGACCACCGGCCAGACCTTCCCCTCCGGCGTGGGCTCCGGCGCGAACGGTTCCAGCGGCGTGGCCTCCGAGGTGGATTCCATCAACGGCGCGATCACCTACGTGGAGTCCGGCTTCGTCGATGAGAAGCAGAACGCCAAGGCCGCCAACATTGACTTCGGCTCCGGCCCCGTCACCCTCAACTCGGACTCCGTGGGCGTGGCCCTGGATAACCTCAGCTTCACCGGCGAGGGCAACAACATGGTGGTGGATTCCAAGGCCCTCTTTGCCATGCAGGAGCAGGGCGCGTACCCGCTGGTGCTCACCACCTATGAGATCGTCTGCTCGGATTACACCAACTCCGGTGCCACCGAGGGTGCCGCCGATCGCGTCAAGGACTTCCTCACGGTGGCCCTGAACTCCCAGAATGAGCAGCTGGAATCCCTGGGCTACATCCCGGTCACCGGCACCCACCTCGATCGCTTGACCAAGGCCGTCGAGGCCATCAAGTAA
- the dusB gene encoding tRNA dihydrouridine synthase DusB, translating to MTLQIGPLRLDSPVVLAPMAGVTNMAFRTLCREIEQERTGTSAALYVCEMITARALIERNPKTMHMTAFAPEENPRSLQLYTTDPQHTYEAARMIVEENLADHIDMNFGCPVPKVTRRGGGSALPYKRRLYGNIVAAAVRATEGTNVPVTVKFRIGIDDAHHTHLDAGRIAAEEGAAAVTLHARTAAQRYSGQADWDEITRLVEHMRGSGVAVLGNGDIFAAEDARRMMERTGCDGVEVGRGCLGRPWLFAELSAALRGAPLPAEPTLGEVTRIITRHAELLAAHDGEERACRDMRKHMGWYLRGFPVGGELRGRLAKVSSLAELRAELAPWADSPEVAKDSDGARGRQGSSSKVALPDGWLDDPEDETVPVGADIDNSGG from the coding sequence GTGACTTTGCAGATCGGACCCCTCCGCCTCGACTCCCCGGTGGTGCTGGCGCCCATGGCGGGCGTGACCAACATGGCCTTTCGCACCCTGTGCCGGGAGATCGAGCAGGAGCGCACGGGTACCTCCGCCGCCCTGTACGTGTGCGAGATGATTACGGCGCGCGCCCTGATCGAGCGCAACCCCAAGACCATGCACATGACGGCCTTTGCCCCCGAGGAAAACCCGCGCAGCCTCCAGCTTTATACCACCGATCCGCAGCACACCTACGAGGCCGCGAGGATGATCGTGGAGGAAAACCTCGCGGATCACATCGACATGAACTTTGGCTGCCCCGTGCCCAAGGTCACCCGGCGTGGCGGCGGCTCCGCGCTGCCGTACAAGCGCCGCCTTTACGGCAACATCGTGGCCGCCGCCGTGCGCGCCACCGAGGGCACGAACGTTCCGGTGACCGTGAAGTTCCGCATCGGCATTGACGACGCCCACCATACCCACCTCGACGCCGGGCGGATCGCCGCCGAGGAGGGTGCGGCCGCCGTGACGCTGCACGCCCGCACCGCCGCCCAGCGCTACTCCGGGCAGGCCGACTGGGACGAGATCACCCGCCTGGTGGAACACATGCGCGGCTCCGGGGTGGCGGTGCTGGGCAACGGCGATATTTTTGCCGCCGAGGACGCCCGCCGCATGATGGAGCGCACCGGCTGCGACGGCGTGGAGGTGGGCCGGGGTTGCCTGGGCCGCCCCTGGCTCTTTGCGGAACTCTCCGCCGCCCTGCGCGGGGCTCCCCTGCCCGCCGAGCCCACCCTGGGCGAGGTCACCCGGATCATCACCCGCCACGCGGAACTCCTGGCCGCCCACGACGGCGAGGAACGCGCCTGCCGTGACATGCGCAAGCACATGGGCTGGTACCTGCGCGGCTTCCCCGTGGGCGGGGAACTGCGCGGCAGGCTGGCCAAGGTGAGCAGCCTTGCCGAACTGCGCGCGGAACTAGCCCCCTGGGCAGACTCCCCCGAAGTGGCCAAGGATTCCGACGGCGCGCGGGGCCGCCAAGGCTCTTCCTCCAAGGTGGCGCTTCCCGACGGCTGGCTGGACGATCCCGAAGATGAAACCGTGCCCGTGGGCGCGGACATCGACAACAGCGGAGGTTAG
- the pstB gene encoding phosphate ABC transporter ATP-binding protein PstB, whose amino-acid sequence MSKLELRDVNIYYGDFHAVQNVNLSVPAQSVTAFIGPSGCGKSTVLRTINRMHEVTPNASVKGKILLDGEDIYGAKVDPVAVRNTIGMVFQKANPFPTMSIEDNVVAGLKLAGEKNKKKLKEVAEKSLRGANLWEEVKDRLDKPGGGLSGGQQQRLCIARAIAVEPEVLLMDEPCSALDPISTLAVEDLIHELKEKFTIVIVTHNMQQAARVSDQTAFFSLEATGKPGRLVEAGPTRKIFENPEQKETEDYIAGRFG is encoded by the coding sequence ATGTCAAAGCTTGAGCTGAGGGACGTCAATATCTATTACGGCGATTTCCACGCCGTGCAAAACGTCAATCTTTCCGTGCCCGCCCAGTCCGTCACGGCTTTCATCGGCCCGTCCGGCTGCGGTAAGTCCACGGTGCTGCGCACCATCAACCGCATGCACGAGGTCACCCCGAACGCCTCCGTGAAGGGCAAGATCCTCCTGGACGGCGAGGACATTTACGGGGCCAAGGTGGACCCGGTGGCCGTGCGTAACACCATCGGCATGGTATTCCAAAAGGCCAATCCCTTCCCCACCATGTCCATCGAGGACAACGTGGTGGCCGGATTAAAGCTGGCGGGGGAGAAGAACAAGAAGAAGCTCAAGGAGGTGGCGGAGAAGTCCTTACGCGGCGCGAACCTCTGGGAGGAGGTCAAGGATCGCCTGGACAAGCCGGGTGGCGGACTCTCCGGTGGTCAGCAGCAGCGCCTGTGTATCGCGCGCGCCATCGCGGTGGAGCCGGAGGTGCTGCTCATGGACGAGCCCTGTTCCGCGCTCGACCCCATCTCCACTCTGGCGGTGGAGGACCTCATTCACGAGTTGAAGGAGAAGTTCACCATCGTGATCGTCACGCACAACATGCAGCAGGCGGCGCGCGTGTCCGATCAAACGGCCTTTTTCTCCCTGGAGGCCACCGGCAAGCCGGGTCGCCTGGTGGAGGCCGGGCCCACCCGCAAGATCTTTGAGAACCCGGAGCAGAAGGAAACCGAGGATTACATCGCGGGCCGCTTCGGCTAA
- the pstC gene encoding phosphate ABC transporter permease subunit PstC: MPTHLSEAPSAKRAAQEAADAQAAQGASKVKRAGDRVFETLSTTSATLITVLIAAIGLFLIWRAVPSLSRNEGGLWGFLTYSGEWQTQATSTMQFGIPNLLAVTVLVSVVALVIAMPVALGIAIFLSNYAPKGAVKPLGYLVDMLAAVPSIVYGLWGWQVLGPWLSGLYTWLESWAGGFFLFSLYENSPSFVTGRNLFTGGIVLAVMILPIIAATTREVFVQTPKGQIEAALALGATRWEVVRMTVLPFGFSGYVSGAMLGLGRALGETMALYMVISPSSGFRFSLFDGGTTFATAIANAAPEFNNNISAGAYIAAGLVLFLLTFVVNSIARALVSKK; encoded by the coding sequence ATGCCAACTCATCTTTCTGAGGCTCCCAGCGCCAAGCGCGCGGCGCAGGAAGCCGCTGACGCTCAGGCTGCGCAGGGTGCGTCCAAGGTCAAGCGCGCCGGGGATCGGGTCTTTGAAACCCTTTCCACCACGTCTGCCACGCTGATCACGGTGCTCATCGCGGCCATCGGCCTGTTTCTCATCTGGCGCGCGGTGCCCTCGCTCTCCCGCAACGAGGGCGGCCTGTGGGGCTTCCTCACCTATTCCGGGGAGTGGCAGACCCAGGCCACCTCCACCATGCAGTTCGGTATCCCCAACCTGCTGGCGGTCACGGTGCTGGTCTCGGTGGTGGCGCTGGTCATCGCCATGCCGGTGGCCCTGGGCATCGCCATCTTCCTGTCCAACTACGCCCCCAAGGGCGCGGTCAAGCCGCTGGGTTACCTGGTGGACATGCTGGCCGCGGTGCCCTCCATCGTGTACGGCCTGTGGGGCTGGCAGGTGCTCGGCCCCTGGTTGTCCGGCCTCTATACCTGGCTGGAGAGCTGGGCGGGCGGCTTCTTCCTGTTCTCCCTGTATGAGAACTCGCCCTCCTTTGTCACCGGCCGCAACCTCTTTACCGGCGGTATCGTGCTGGCCGTGATGATCCTGCCGATCATCGCCGCCACCACCCGCGAGGTCTTTGTGCAAACCCCCAAGGGGCAGATCGAGGCCGCCCTGGCGCTCGGAGCCACCCGCTGGGAGGTGGTGCGCATGACGGTGCTGCCCTTCGGCTTCTCCGGTTACGTCTCCGGCGCCATGCTGGGGCTGGGCCGCGCCCTGGGTGAGACGATGGCGCTGTACATGGTCATCTCGCCGTCCTCGGGCTTTAGGTTCTCGCTTTTCGACGGCGGCACCACCTTTGCCACCGCGATCGCCAACGCCGCCCCGGAGTTCAATAACAACATCTCCGCCGGTGCATACATCGCCGCCGGTCTGGTGCTCTTCCTCTTGACCTTCGTGGTGAACTCTATTGCTCGCGCCCTGGTGAGCAAGAAGTAG
- a CDS encoding folate-binding protein YgfZ yields the protein MSDTTSYASPLLSLPGALPAHESDPLALGVDSRGVAWHYGDPLAEQRQTAESGVFIDRSHRTILRVTGEDAAGFLHNLLSQGLAEAPVGFHADALNLDAQGRVLHHAGIMRAESGFYLDLPRAQAEGLLSFLTQMIFWSKVEIAESSLGLITVLGASPALIDATPRLAWARSEGDRIDLAVERADLPEVAEALRAQGLQPAGLMAWTAHRVHALEPELSADLDAKTIPHEVPTWIGRGEHLGAVHLEKGCYRGQETVARVENIGRSPRLLVRLHLDGSVPVLPAPGTEITAQERRVGRLGTVVHDHEFGPIALGLIKRSALESPGLVAGDAALAVDTDSLPTFEGDKAGRAAMDRLRGR from the coding sequence GTGTCTGATACCACCTCCTATGCCTCCCCCCTGCTGAGCCTGCCCGGCGCCCTGCCCGCCCACGAGTCCGATCCCCTCGCCCTGGGCGTGGACAGCCGGGGGGTGGCCTGGCACTACGGCGATCCCCTGGCCGAGCAGCGCCAAACGGCGGAATCCGGGGTGTTCATCGACCGCTCGCACCGCACCATCCTCCGGGTCACCGGGGAGGACGCCGCGGGCTTCCTGCACAACCTGCTCAGCCAGGGTCTCGCCGAGGCCCCCGTGGGCTTCCACGCCGACGCCCTCAACCTCGACGCCCAGGGGCGCGTGCTCCACCACGCCGGGATCATGCGCGCCGAGTCCGGCTTCTACCTTGATCTACCGCGCGCCCAGGCCGAAGGCCTGCTGAGCTTCCTCACCCAGATGATCTTTTGGTCCAAGGTGGAGATCGCCGAGAGCTCGCTGGGCCTCATCACCGTTCTGGGAGCCAGCCCCGCGCTTATCGACGCCACCCCGCGCCTTGCGTGGGCACGCAGCGAGGGCGACAGGATCGACCTCGCCGTGGAACGCGCCGATCTCCCCGAGGTGGCCGAGGCGCTGCGGGCACAGGGCCTGCAACCGGCGGGTTTGATGGCCTGGACGGCGCACCGCGTCCACGCCCTCGAACCGGAATTGAGCGCCGATCTGGACGCCAAGACAATTCCGCACGAGGTACCCACGTGGATCGGGCGCGGGGAGCACCTGGGCGCGGTTCACCTAGAAAAGGGCTGCTACCGGGGCCAGGAAACGGTGGCCCGGGTGGAAAACATCGGACGCTCCCCGCGCCTATTGGTCCGCCTGCACCTGGACGGCTCCGTACCGGTGCTCCCCGCACCGGGAACGGAGATCACCGCCCAGGAACGCCGCGTGGGCAGGCTGGGCACGGTGGTGCACGATCACGAGTTTGGGCCCATCGCTCTGGGGCTGATCAAGCGCTCCGCCTTGGAGAGTCCCGGGCTGGTGGCGGGCGACGCCGCGCTGGCCGTGGACACGGATTCCCTGCCAACTTTTGAGGGAGACAAAGCGGGCCGCGCCGCGATGGATCGGCTGCGCGGCCGGTAG
- the mshD gene encoding mycothiol synthase has protein sequence MNIRLLDLPGTPQAAAARALLDRAARADGIAPLSEQFVLGLDDPRLHHRHAIATSGQDVVGLIALGEEAELVVDPAHRRQGLATRLLDALPPAPVWAHGDLPGAQGLARARGMRPTRRLQVLGIKGQALAEAAHAPEIAEGYALSDLAELSTQWGRQRVLERWLRANNEAFDWHPEQGGWDMARLERAMEATWFDPRGVVLLTHGEELAGFHWTKWHEEEEGLGEVYVVGLAAAYRGRRLGDSLLRAGLFHLAERGGRRVILYVEADNDAALKAYHRLGFEVEEEHVVYTQGS, from the coding sequence ATGAATATCCGCCTCCTTGATCTTCCCGGTACCCCCCAGGCTGCGGCCGCCCGCGCGCTGCTCGATCGCGCCGCTCGCGCCGATGGCATCGCCCCGCTCTCGGAGCAGTTCGTGCTGGGCCTGGACGATCCCCGCCTGCATCACCGCCACGCCATCGCCACCTCCGGCCAGGACGTGGTGGGCCTCATCGCCCTGGGGGAGGAGGCGGAATTGGTGGTCGATCCCGCGCACCGCAGGCAGGGGCTTGCCACCCGGCTTCTCGACGCCCTCCCTCCCGCACCCGTGTGGGCGCACGGCGACCTCCCGGGGGCACAGGGGTTGGCGCGGGCTCGGGGTATGCGGCCCACTCGCCGTTTGCAGGTACTGGGGATCAAGGGGCAGGCCCTGGCCGAGGCGGCGCACGCGCCCGAGATCGCAGAGGGGTACGCGCTGAGCGATCTGGCCGAGTTGAGCACGCAGTGGGGCCGCCAGCGGGTGTTGGAGCGGTGGTTGCGGGCCAATAATGAGGCCTTTGACTGGCACCCGGAGCAGGGCGGTTGGGACATGGCGCGCCTGGAGCGCGCGATGGAGGCCACCTGGTTCGATCCGCGCGGTGTGGTTCTTCTCACCCACGGGGAGGAACTGGCGGGCTTCCACTGGACAAAATGGCACGAGGAGGAAGAGGGGTTGGGCGAGGTTTACGTGGTGGGCCTGGCGGCGGCCTATCGAGGTCGCCGTCTGGGCGATTCCCTGCTGCGTGCGGGCCTTTTCCATCTTGCGGAAAGGGGGGGCCGCCGGGTGATCCTGTACGTGGAGGCGGATAACGATGCCGCGCTTAAGGCCTACCACCGTTTGGGCTTTGAGGTGGAGGAGGAACATGTGGTGTACACCCAGGGTAGTTAG
- the phoU gene encoding phosphate signaling complex protein PhoU — MRTAYREHLDTFSHDLVAMCDLVDAVMTKASDALLHSSLQPAEEALSLEEQVTEIASRCESRAVELLALEGPVARDLRQVVSSIYIVEDFRRMAALAMHIASTARRRHPQAVIPQDREGDFAEFARLAADMAAKTRALLLDPEAPAAVALSKDDDSVDALHQDVMAGLTQGQWSGTVTQAVDATLIGRYYERYADHCVSVADRVIYLSTGMTRSEYLAAQSSRM, encoded by the coding sequence ATGCGTACCGCCTATAGAGAGCACCTTGATACCTTTTCCCACGACCTCGTGGCGATGTGCGACCTCGTAGACGCGGTGATGACCAAGGCCTCCGACGCCCTGCTGCACTCCTCCCTGCAACCCGCCGAGGAGGCGCTATCGCTGGAGGAGCAGGTCACCGAGATCGCCTCGCGGTGCGAATCCCGCGCCGTGGAACTACTGGCCCTCGAAGGTCCCGTGGCCCGCGATCTGCGGCAGGTGGTTTCCTCCATCTATATCGTGGAGGACTTTCGCCGCATGGCTGCCCTGGCCATGCACATCGCCAGCACCGCGCGGCGCAGGCACCCCCAGGCCGTGATACCCCAGGATCGGGAGGGCGACTTTGCGGAATTCGCCCGACTGGCCGCCGATATGGCCGCCAAGACCCGCGCCCTACTCCTTGACCCCGAGGCCCCCGCCGCCGTGGCGCTGAGCAAGGACGATGATTCCGTGGACGCCCTGCACCAGGACGTCATGGCCGGACTCACCCAGGGCCAGTGGAGCGGCACCGTGACCCAGGCGGTGGACGCCACGCTCATCGGCCGCTACTACGAGCGCTACGCGGATCACTGCGTGAGCGTGGCCGACCGCGTGATCTACCTCAGCACGGGCATGACCCGCAGCGAATACCTGGCTGCTCAGTCCTCGCGGATGTAG
- a CDS encoding DUF2993 domain-containing protein, with protein sequence MVARKKILALTATCLGAVAALAWAADSTVAIRAERAISTAVADNSNLEVHPRVYLGGVPYAQALLTGEIPRLSVEALDVDTPGLGLVNARTELTAIEADPQQVLSGNLTGATAEVFSRQLGLDGVAVGEQLGMTDLDIANPYDISPGGGPAVEVQLTGTPPGFDEAVTVIASLRLNGPTFRMTPIELHDVPPARAQEVTQAFTWELDTRSLPLAGQAEGVHVSGGSIYFTAQRRNITVAFSDLSPLEAAEHSAYDDTDYGRDNPVSGR encoded by the coding sequence GTGGTTGCCCGGAAGAAGATCCTTGCCCTGACCGCCACCTGCCTGGGCGCGGTGGCGGCGCTGGCGTGGGCGGCGGACTCCACCGTGGCCATTCGCGCGGAACGCGCCATCTCCACCGCCGTGGCGGACAACTCCAACCTAGAGGTACACCCCCGCGTCTACCTGGGCGGGGTGCCCTACGCCCAGGCGCTGCTCACCGGGGAAATCCCGCGGCTCTCCGTGGAGGCCCTGGACGTGGACACCCCCGGCCTGGGGCTGGTCAATGCCCGCACGGAACTCACCGCCATCGAGGCGGACCCGCAACAGGTGCTCAGCGGCAACCTCACCGGGGCCACTGCCGAGGTATTCAGCAGGCAACTGGGGCTGGACGGGGTGGCCGTGGGCGAGCAACTCGGCATGACCGACCTGGACATCGCCAATCCCTACGACATCTCCCCCGGCGGCGGCCCCGCCGTGGAGGTGCAACTCACCGGCACCCCGCCCGGCTTCGACGAGGCCGTGACGGTGATCGCCAGCCTGCGCCTCAACGGCCCCACCTTCCGCATGACGCCCATTGAGCTTCACGACGTCCCCCCGGCGCGCGCCCAGGAGGTCACGCAGGCCTTCACCTGGGAATTAGATACCCGTTCCCTGCCGCTGGCCGGGCAGGCCGAGGGGGTACATGTATCCGGCGGGTCCATCTACTTCACCGCGCAGCGGCGCAATATCACCGTGGCGTTTTCCGATCTCTCGCCCCTGGAGGCGGCCGAACATTCGGCGTATGACGATACGGATTATGGGCGGGATAATCCGGTGAGTGGAAGGTAA
- a CDS encoding diacylglycerol kinase family lipid kinase encodes MPTRVLGARCRTATLGRVRALLISNPNATTQSPLMLRRVVAALSEVEGLHLRSVFTHYAGHAAEMCRGLTRQDYDVVIAVGGDGTVNEIINGLLGPVESAPDPGEVPALAVVPTGSANVFARALGYQPFSDLLAEQLAEVLREDQRRTICLGTWDEGWFAVNAGFGIDATVIERVEQVRSRGFAATPLRYLVVSTEAWLRTQANPPSIEVRATSSEGEVLHRHTMPLLFASNTNPWTFLGPLPVVTNPRNSFDQGLGLFGLTNIRGLGGVASMLHLIGVGHRRWIERWIKRRTVQFDDATSVTLVCPEPEHFQVDGEYEGDYTSVTLGCVPGALEVFAPQGEPLSVRRSVGHALRDFVRVR; translated from the coding sequence ATGCCCACCAGGGTACTGGGTGCCCGGTGCCGGACGGCTACACTGGGGCGGGTGCGTGCGCTGCTGATCTCTAACCCCAATGCCACCACCCAATCCCCGCTCATGCTGCGGCGCGTGGTGGCCGCCCTGAGCGAGGTCGAGGGGCTGCACCTGCGCAGTGTGTTTACCCATTACGCGGGCCACGCGGCGGAAATGTGCCGGGGCCTGACCCGCCAGGACTATGACGTGGTGATCGCCGTGGGTGGCGATGGCACCGTCAATGAGATCATCAACGGCCTGCTCGGCCCCGTGGAATCCGCCCCCGATCCCGGCGAGGTTCCCGCGCTCGCGGTGGTGCCCACCGGCTCCGCCAACGTGTTTGCCCGCGCCCTGGGCTATCAGCCCTTCTCCGATCTGCTGGCCGAGCAACTGGCCGAGGTGCTGCGTGAGGATCAGCGCCGCACCATCTGCCTGGGAACCTGGGACGAGGGGTGGTTTGCCGTCAATGCGGGCTTTGGCATTGACGCCACCGTGATCGAGCGCGTGGAACAGGTGCGCAGCCGGGGCTTTGCCGCCACGCCCCTGCGCTACCTGGTGGTATCCACGGAGGCCTGGTTGCGCACCCAGGCCAACCCGCCCAGCATTGAGGTGCGCGCCACCTCCAGTGAGGGCGAGGTGCTGCACCGGCACACCATGCCGCTGCTTTTCGCCTCCAACACCAATCCCTGGACGTTCCTTGGCCCCCTGCCGGTGGTCACCAATCCCCGCAACTCCTTTGACCAGGGGCTCGGCCTCTTTGGGCTCACCAATATCCGGGGCCTGGGCGGGGTGGCCAGCATGTTGCACCTCATCGGGGTGGGGCACCGCCGGTGGATCGAGCGCTGGATCAAGCGCCGCACCGTGCAATTCGATGACGCCACCTCCGTGACCCTGGTGTGCCCCGAGCCCGAGCACTTCCAGGTGGACGGGGAATATGAGGGCGATTACACCTCCGTCACCCTGGGGTGCGTGCCCGGTGCCCTGGAGGTCTTTGCCCCGCAGGGCGAGCCGCTGTCCGTGCGGCGCTCGGTGGGGCACGCGCTGCGCGATTTTGTGCGGGTGCGGTAA